The Stigmatella aurantiaca genome includes the window GGCCTCGTAGCGGGTCTGCCCGTCCCCGAAGTTGCGCGCGTGGGCCAGCCCACAGTCGTTGAGCAGCTTCATCGTCCGGTACACGGTGGCCACCGACACCTTGGCGTCCTGCTCGCGCACCTTGCTCCACAGTTCCTCCACCGACAGGTGCCCGCCAATGGCGAAGAACGTGTCGATGATGAGGCTGCGCTGGCGCGTGCTCTTCAGGCCATGCTGCTCCATGTAGCGATTGAGGACTTCTTCCTTCTTCTCCTGCTCGTTCACGGGCAGCGCACCTCCCACCAACCGGACTTCTTCCATTTCCTGGCGACTCCTGAGCCTCATCGCTTCACCCGCTTTGACGGAAGTTGACCTGGAGGGCAAGCCTTCGTCCGCTGATTGCTGTCCAGCCGCTTGCGTTGCTGGCTGGCTGTTTACATTGAGGTGTGACGGGCTCATTGACACCCATCCGGCGCGAAAGATAGAGGCAACCGCCCTCGTAAACGAGCATTTTTCCGTGGCTTTCCCTTCATGACCAGCATGTGGAACAGAAGACGGCAACCCGACGATGTCCCAACCCCGGTGGCGGTCGCCGTCTCCGATTTCTGCCGGCGCGCCAAATCCGCCGCCACCCCCACGGAGGTCCGGGAGGCGCTCGCCCTGCTGGCGGACGAGGATGATTTCCGCGTCCGGACGCTGACCGACGCGGAGCCGGAGCGCTCGCCACTGGGGCCTTTCGCCGTGGTGGACATCCTCCGGGGTACCTCCGCCGAGCTCGCGGCCCAACGCCAAGGATGTGGCTACTACGAAGTCGTCCGGGAACTGGCCCGCGTCCGGGAGGAGAAGACGCCCCTTCCTGCCCCGGCCCCCACGGGGCTCACGTTCGCCCCTCCGCCCGCTCCTCCCCCGTCCGAGCCCACCGCCGACGGCGGTATGTCCAAGGCGGGCAAGGCCGCCCGGCTGGCGGCTGAGTCGCTTCAGGAGCGCATCGCGCCCCGCAAGCGCGAGGTGCCCTCCGAGCCCGTGTCCTTCGATGCCCAGGAGCCCGTCTCCTTCAAGCGGGCCCTGCCCAAGCCCCGGGGCCGCTTCACCCAGGTCGCCGCCCCCAAGGGCAGCTACCAGACGCTGAACCACGCCGAGGGCCAGGACCTCCTCGCGTCGGCGCTGGAGCAGAACGAGCACCGCTTCGCCCTGCTTCATGCGCTGTCCGAGCAGTACAACGGCCCCCGGGGCGAGCTGACCCTGACGGACGTGGAGATGGTGCTGCAGCGCCACGGGCTGATGGACCGGCTGATTGCCCGCGAGCGGCAGGGCATCCTCTCCGCCTACACCGAGCAGCGCGGGGCCGCGGGCCGGGTGGCCTGGTCCCTGGGGCTCAGCCCCTCGGAGCTGCAGCGCCTCATCGGCTCGCTCCAGCTCCAGGCGGAGGTGGACGGGGTGCGGGAGCGGTGCCAGCGCGAGGTGCTCGGCAGCCGGCACCTCACCCAGCGGTTGGACATGCTGGGCCGTGACAAGTACCTGGCGGACCTTGGCATCAAGAAGCGCTTCATGGACATGCTCCGCAAGGATCTGGAGGAGCTGGCCCGCAACGAAGTCCCGGACGCCGGGGACATGGCCGGGCTGTGCCTGGCGATCGCGCGCAAGCACGGTGCGCCCCAGGAGCTCGTGCTCCGGGCCCTGGACCGCCTGGGCCTGTCCGAG containing:
- a CDS encoding Fur family transcriptional regulator, which encodes MEEVRLVGGALPVNEQEKKEEVLNRYMEQHGLKSTRQRSLIIDTFFAIGGHLSVEELWSKVREQDAKVSVATVYRTMKLLNDCGLAHARNFGDGQTRYEAAAGREHHDHLICTRCGRIVEFENDRIEAMQEAVARKHGFTVTSHKMELYGLCKDCQRQPPAPKTEA